Sequence from the Seriola aureovittata isolate HTS-2021-v1 ecotype China chromosome 6, ASM2101889v1, whole genome shotgun sequence genome:
tcccctccctccctctgtgctacacacacagcagggctGTCAATCATCAAGCCACCGGTGAGAGGCCATTTCACACAGGATCCCTCATACTATACCGAGATAGCAGGAGGGGGGGAGTTGGGGCTGTTCATGAGGGAGGGATGCAATGACAAGCCAAAGGATGAGTTTGGAAGAGAGGAAAGTAAAGCTttagagacagagatggagaggcaagagagataaaacacagaaacagtgaggAGTCTTGAAACTCAGAGAGTTAACACCCCCCAGCATTATGGTGTTTatgatgtgatttattctttggttgtctatgatattttttacactgtgtgCTTTCTGAAATAAACCAATGTTTGTTCCTTTGATTCAATTTTCTAGTTCTTCAATTCTTACTTTCCAATATATCTTACATTGAATGCCAGTCTCCGCTTTGATAAAGGTTGGTATAGTATAAACACCAGAGACAAAGTCtgacatgttgtatttttataaatataaatatattagcTTGTCTTGATTAAACCAAACCATCAAGACAGCTtcaaattaccacaaaaatCTCACATAACAACATGATGCACTATTTGACAACTATAGCCGACAAAAAGATGAGGAACAATCGCAACGAGGTACAGATTTAGCAAATACCAAGCTGTACAAAATCAATacttaaacattacattttgggAGACATTATCAAAAAAAGCTCTTttggtttcaaaataaacaactgCATGCCACAACCAAGAGAAAACCCATGAGACTATGTCtctactttactttgttttaatgtttatacGTATTCACTATTTAGTACGACTACAattattctttttaatattGGTTAATTTACCAATTTTTTTGATTAACTAATTAAAAGActtatttataaaatgtctgaaaacagttttaaaaaatgccaatCACAATTTTCAACAGCCCAATAGATATCATCtaattgcttattttgtctgatcaaAACCAAAACCTCCAACACCTAAAGAAATTTGTTTACTATCCATATGACACTTAAGATAAGAAACTAAAACTGAAGAAGGTTTAGTGCTGTTGCTTTAACAATGATAACTGACCAATAATCAGAATATTCTTTTATCAATTCatatcaatattttcttttttcaataaaCAAAGCGATTAAGTgacaaattgtttcagctctactggACTTGCTCTCGCATTACAAATGCCAAGAACCAACAGGACAACATCTTCCATAAGAAGAGTGTAAATCAACCAGCTTACAGACAAAAGACCTTTTGgacagaaaaaccaaaacagaaacaagaccCCAGCTGTTATTGGATCCTACGTTGCACCTATTCAACAGAAGCTGACAAAAAGCAGAGGAAGGCAAAGGAAGATGACAAACTGAGCAAGAAGACAGTCTCACTGTACTCCGCATCCTCAGACCGAGCTGCTATTTCCAACTGAAAGCACCAAATATATTGACTGAAGACAACAAATAGAACACAAAGCCATCATCATATGTCAAGAAATCCCCATCATATATATCTCGCTTGTTCTGCTTTGTTCTactcttttctttccatctaTACATGTCTTTAGTATTTGtgctattttctttcttcttctgaatgaaaaaacattgtAATTTGCAGTTAAGTTTCATTACCATTCATGTAAATAAAGCTAATTtgataaaaatcacaaagaaacagagcgaaggagagaaagagtgtgatATGCAACAGACCAGTCAAAGGGTAGGAGAGAAACTGAAAGGGCAGTCTAAGAAAAAAAGGATCACAAAACATGAAAGGTCAGATAGAGTGGAAAGGGAAAGACGTAAAGGcaaggacagagaaaaaagtgAGGGTACAGGTACAGAGAGATTAGTAGAGAGATAAAAATGAGTAAGCACAGAGAGGCAGGAAGgacaacataaacacagagacaaggagagagagagagagagagagagaaaaattagTGTAGATGGAGCAAGAGGGGAGCAGGGGGTTAGAGAaaagcaaagagacagaaactggaAAGGACAGTGATAAAccagaaaagaggaagaggaaagaaagcagCTCTGTATAACACAGTGACAGGAGGGAGCCGTTTGGCAGGAGGAACGTTTGGCATTTGGATAACAAAGCAGATAGCCAGCATCCTCCTTTTGGTCCACAGGGACAGACAGAAGCCGGCAACCCTGCTGCCCACTGCAGTTTACAGAaatatgacacaaacacacacacacacacacacacacacacacacacacacacacacacacacacacacacacacacacacacacacacacacacacacacacacacaaacacaaacacacacacacacacacacacaaaacactcatCTTAAATGTACCTTTATCTTCCCCTCGCTAGTTTCATTCACACCCAGATGAACTGGCTCTGCTAAAAATACTGCATCCCTGCATATTCATGTTTCAACATTTCCTCAAACGGTGCGATtgtacatgtgtatatgtgtgtatatgcgtgcatgcgtgcggttgggggggggggtacacagagagaaaatttAGGGACAGATCACTTCAACACTGCTAGCCACACTCTCAAACAGATGACTCGGCAggccaaatacacacacacatatatatatatatgtacacagaCCATAAAACATCCTCAGAGCATTGCACTTGTCTCTCACCTGGAAAATACTAGCACCATATGGTGTCCTCCATGCATTCAACAGATTGTCTTTTCCTGTGCTCACAAACCACTTGCCtgaaataacagacacacacggtGCTACAGGTTAAACAAAGGAAAAGGGGTGAAGAAGGCACAATATACTGCACATGAACTGCATACCAATAGCATGGAGAGTACTGATAAGCGTGTGTCAATAGTAGCAATGTGTCAGAAACATTTAGGAACAATAGTTCAAAGttagtctgagtgtgtgtgtttgtgtgtgcataccGCAGTAAGCAAACTTGAGGGAGAGAACACAGCTCTCGTGGAGGTGCAGCTGGTACTTGTCAGGTTTGGAGACATGCAGGACTTCCACGTTACTGCTCTCCATTCCCACAGCCAGCCACTCGCCTGTCGGACAGTAGCCCAGAGAGAAGatctgaagacagagaggggagaaagaaaaggaatcaaaggaaatgagagaaaaaaaaaacatgggggagtaggaggaggggtggggagaACATAAAGTGGCAAGGgtgcagaaatgaaaacaaaggtaGAATGAAAGACGATGTGAGGAAATGGGGGatgagggaggaaaggagataAGGTTGATGAAagacatggatggatggaagtaAGGAGGACAGATGAAGGAAAAGTAGAATGAGGGAATGTAGGATATTAATGAAAAAAGATTATGATGATGAGTGagtgaaaatagaaaagagagagggaagatggtggaaatttaaaaagaagGAGTAAGGAAAGAGTGGAATGATGTAATAGAGGTTAATATAGAGTGAAttaataaacagacagacattaggaaagaatgaaagaatgtGAGAGAATagcgggagagagagggaacgtGGTTGATGGAGAGAGACGGCAAGCGAGAGAGAAAGTCATTACACGGTGGATCGAAACTCATCTGACAACAGTGGTCAACTCTATAGCTCTGTTGTGACAGTGaagagtgaatgagagagactatgtctgtgtgtgttactgtgtgtgttactgtgtgtgtgagtgtgtgtgtgtgtgtgtgtgtgtgtgtgtgtgtgtgtgtgtgtgtgtaataaagtGAAGTCATGCTGGTATTTGTATACGTGTTTCTGCTGGTGTGTACTCTTGTCAATACCTTCAAGGTGAAGTCATGGTGCGTGAGGTGAACCCTGTGGCAggtttgtgtggatgtgttgtGTGTCCATGACCGTGTAATGTACTGTGACTGCATGTacttgtaaagaaaaaaatgtaatgtctgtgtgtgtgtgtttgtgtctgcaaacaaaatgtatgtttatatgtgtaaatgtgtatatgACCAAGATGATTCGATGCAtatctgagagtgtgtgtgctgctgtgtgtaccTGCGAGGTGAAGTCATGTTGCTGGAGCTGGCGTCCCTCTCGGAGGTCCCAGCAGCGGACGGTGTTGTCCAGCCCTCCTGTCCACAGCTTGGTGCCGTCGTTGGAGATGTCGATGCAGCTCGCTCCGTCCGTGTGGCCCTGGAACTGCCTGCAGGGAGGAGACGCACGAGAGACCcagagataaacacacacacctgcatacacactcactctaCAGACTCTGCTTCCTGTGGTACTTTGCCCCCTTTTCTCTTGGAGGTGTCAGACCAAATATATTTTAGTCCTTTCCTCCCTGTGGTCCCTAAtgctctcacccccccccccatatgaCCCCCCCTTCTGCCTTACCGCAatcttccctcccctctccttctaCCTTTTAGTCCTACCTTGCCAAAATCTGGCTGTTTTATCCTATCCAAATCCCCTATAGCTAGCTCTGCCCCCTCTTCTTACCTGACAGTGGGGTTAGTTGAAGAGGTCTGAAACTGCAACGATTTTCCCCCCaccctctttcttctttcatattttattgCCTTTCCttactttttctctcctcctgaaCTGTTTCCATATCCTCTagcttttctccctctcccttctgTGGTCTCTCCTGGCAACAATCTATTTGTGTAGGTAAGACACCAAATATTTATggtctttctctccttccaccgtcctctcctccctcccactcctCTCTTACCTGACCAGCGTCTGGTTGTGAAGGTCCCAGACGACGATGTTGCCGtcgctgcagcaggagaagcagaCCTTGTTGTCAGGGGAGATGGCCAGAGCGTAGCAGGCGGGAGCGGACGATGTCAGCTCCGCCTTGATGCGGGGAGTGGGTGTGGCCAAATCCCAGATTGACAGTGTGCTGGCCTCCCCGCCGACAATCAAGGTTCGCCCGTCAGGGAGGATTTTACATGAGCGGATGTAGTTGTCCCTGTTCTGATTGGACAAGATAAGAAAGCCAGTTAGATTATAGCTGCAATAAGTGcattaatgaaaaaatgtgtaTGAGGATTCATGGGACAGATGGTAATATAATTGGGGACATTCAGGAAATTAATGTGGACATTCTGATCATGTCAGTAACCAAAATTAAGGAGGAAAGATGACTCAGTCAATAAAACCAAATCAGTTCAGTGAATGTCCTGTACATACATGAATGTCTGTCAGTGAGCCCATCTCTATTTTtaacacttgtgtgtgtctctgttttccttcctccctcatgTCTCACCAGACAGTCCAGCTGGGCCATGGGGCTCTTGCTGCCCGGCTGGCTGATGTCCCACACTTTAACGCAACCCTTTCCTCCAGTGTAGACGTGGCGCGTCGAGGTGCTGATGGTGACAGCACACACCACCTCTCCGTGGCTCAGGGTGTGAATCTGACGGGCGTGGCGAGGGATTCCCGGGCCCAGCAGGGCGTCAGGGGGAAAGGGCACCGGCTGCATCTGGCCGTCTGCACTCACATGGAACGAGTAGGCgctggagagaagagagatggaagggaacagaaataaatcaatacTTCAGAACtataaagctaaagctaaaaataaacagactttGGACTAGTAGATTGAAGGATATTGAAGGACTAGAGACATGGGCTAAAGATAAGTAGGACAaggaatcaatcaatcaatcaataaatgttTGAGTGCAAGTAGAAGCCCTACAGGTAAATACACATAATGCACAAACAACAAGACATATCAAATGTGCAGGTTGAGAAGTCTGACGACACTGTAATGGCCTTGAAACTCCCGTAATATTTGCCTGAATTCTGGCAATTACTTGGCCCACTGTAGCTGTGGGCGGGAATGCATAATGGCAGATTGTATTACAAGGCAGAGTCAGTGTGGCATTGCTAATGGCTGATCAATACTGTAGTGGTTGGAAGCCAAGGCTGTTTTATGATTTCAAATTAGCGCCGCAAGAATGAATTGCTACTCTgcaacaaatgacaaaaacaacactattCTTCAATCAACAAAGGCCAGAGAATATGTGCAAGTGTGTTGAAGTACGTGATCTGGACATTTAAAATTCCTCAGTATCTCCCGTACTCACGGCTTTCAGGTGTCAGACAGAGTTAATGTGTAACACTGAAAAGTCCTGggtacataaaaacacaaagtactcATTTGAATTCCTATCTGATCCAAATCATTTTGGATTATCACTCAGCTAGTTTTGACAGTATGTAAGTATGTGCAATCATCAATATCTATTCTCTAAGCCTGACAGGATTATCCTGCTCAactttcacatatttattttttttaaattaactgtTTAACTGTGGAATACACTACAAGTATCCATGCTAAGTATGTACACATGCTAATGGTAATGAAACAGTCTTTAATGATGCATCTACAAGATGTAGATAAcgagttttcatttcagaattgAATATGGACAGTGAGAAAATGTATGCTTCACTCAGTGTTTCAAGAACAGTAAGTCTGACCATTTCCAATCTCCAATCATATTGCATGAACGCTGGAGCAgaactttgtttgtttatatgtatgtatgtgtgttatgGGGGTAAAAACTCACGGCTTTCCCCCAGAGGAgccaggcagagaggagggcagCCCCGGTGCTCTCAGGTGAGACCGAGAGTCATAAGCCACCTGGTGGGAAcaaaagaggggaaaaacaaTTAACAGCTCGCCAAAGAGTAAAAAGTAACTTAACTCAAAAGTAATTTTCACCAAAATCATTCTACTACAAAGCAAAACTGAAACAGTGCAGtgacaaaaacataacaaaagtCTGCAGTCTGAAAACTGTGCTGAAGAGCGTGAGTGTGGTGACACTAATAAGTGATGTTGTGAGCATACTGCCCTCTCCCAGACTGATGACAGGGTGGTGAACAGGCCACTGCAGAGAACATCCTGCCTCTAGGCTGAGTTATGTTCAAGTCTTGTGGGAGCTACGTGCTGTGGCTACATACTGTTGCTACATGAACAGTCCCTACACAGCTGACGCACACTTACAAAAATGTAACTGCATGTTGGAGCTACGTGGGCCGCAGGGAACATAAAAACTGTTATGTAAACATGATAACTTTGATTGGATAATGAATGTGTAACACagaacacattcattcacacattcatgatTTGGCCTTTACTCACCATGGGGCTTCGGGAGTAAGCGCTGGCTGCTGCGCTGATTTGTGGCGAGAGAGTCAGAGCCCCACCGAAACCTCCCGGGCTCGCCAGCTCCCCATTCAGTCCTGCGTGGGACACCACGCCAAAATGAGCCGGGTATGAACCGGGGGGCACAGACATGGGACTGCGGAGAGCTgggaagggagggaaagaggaaggagggattgaaggatggaaagaaagagggggaataATACATAgtacacaagcacaaacacagtcacagaggGGCAGAGAAGAATGGATAACTTTTCCTTtcattaaactttatttgtttatacgCAAACAAAGTGTCAGAGCAGCGGGCTGTCAAGTGCAACAATGGTCTTCACTTCTGACCGCAGAGGAGCAGAAAGTTGTTAAGAGCCTTGCTCAAGAGCACAATGTTCAGAGGcatctcactttttttcttatggtttaatgaaaatgtcagtccTATAGGCACaattttttgtttaactttgcTCCAATCACATCAAGAGATTTAGGCACAAAACAGTGACATACTGTATCATTGCATGATAAGACAAAAGTAATGTCATACTAAACAcatggaaaatggaaatggaaaaaactgAGGGTCTAGATGATACATGGTATGAGGGTCAGAGGTCGATTGGGTGCAAATCCCACCAAAGTCATGATAGTCTAATTCAAGGAGCTACTTGGTGTAGATAGTCAGGTGTACTTTAAAAAAGTTACATGTACTCTGGTCTGGAAGCTGAATTAGAAAGTAAATTTCACATGCTGAGTAACATGACTGTTTTCTTTACTGGGTGAGAATTCTCATTACAATCTCAGATTAATACTTTATCCATATAACTTTCTGAGTAACTGCctacaaagaaagaaagttagAAATCTACATACTAGATTCATGTAGTGATAGCCAgttctcactctccctctcgATATCAAAACGTACatgtttaagttttaaaatctcATCCGGCTTGTGTAAACAGTCTCACCAAGGGGGTCTGCACTGGTTGCTGCTTTGCTGACCAGACGAAGGCAGGAAGTGCTTGGACCAGGAGCTCCTGGTGCTCCAGGGGTAAGGGCCTCACGGTGGGACGGGGATGGGGTGCCAGACTTAGACAGCGGAGATTGGGACTTATCCATCTGTAGAGAAGTCACACAACCAAATTGACCAAATTTGTGCCCAAATTTTAAATAGTCTCAATGAAAAGAGAATTCGGCACAGCTATTGCATTTATCCCTACAAATTTAAAGATTTCTATGTTTTGATTCCCCACTTAAACACCATAATCGATTGCAAATTATGTAACAGGAATTGGGATACTACAAACAGTGGAATGGTACAAAGTGGAAAAGAATACCTAGAAGAAAATATCTTCAGTCTTATTGAATatgttaaaaataacattaatatgTTAGGATAAAGGAAACGCAGACAGACATCCCCAGTCGGCATAGTAGAGCAAATCCATATGTTGCTATCTATCTGTCTTACCTGAGTAGGGTCCTTGGCCTTGCCTGGGGTGGGGCTGCGGGGGTTTGGGGTGGAGGGGGCCTCTCCTGTGCTTGAGGAACCTGGGAGCTCTTTCCTTAGGGTAGGAGCCCGGTCTAAGCCGTTCCCGTGGGGGGAGTGAGGAGGGCTGCCTGCAGGAGAGTTAGGTTCCTGAATGACAAAGGCAGATGAAAAAGTGATTTAATGTTCTACCCAGAGAGGAAAATGGTGGTAATTTCCATCTTTTCAGCCTCTGAAGGTCACACAGTGCTTCAACTATTTTGTTGCTCTATTTGGGTCTGTGAAATTCAGGTCCAAGTACATTTTACAGCATTTCATCGCTatgatgttttctctttcaaaagGTTATCCTTGTCCTTTGATGATGCACAGTTTTGCTACATATTGGAACTGCACTGGCAAATGCACCATTTACTTTGTgatcaacacaaaaaaatatttaatgattgTTGCTGTGATAACTTTCCGTAATAAAATCCTTCCTTATAATATTACAACATGCAGTGTTTTGGTGAGTGATAAACCTTCCCAGTTACTTCTCTATTACTCCAGTTAAACTTCCTGGATTGTATTTAATCTGCTCACCTGTTCCTGAAGCACCACACACTAACCAGTGTATCTCCCTGCAGTTGTTTAACGCATGcctgttttctgtctatttttctttctgtattttgtcttctattgcaactaaaaaaaaaaatgctgttgcTCCTgcaagaaacacagagacatctCTTCCTGTGTGCCAGGATGTGTGAAAGCTTTCATGAACTAGGCAGAGTTTGTTAGGTTATAGTAGTTGGCAACAGACTTATATGTAAATACCAATAGGAAAATTCTGCAGATTCTAACTTAATGGATACAACATACCCTCTAGTGTCACACTTTGTAAAAAGGACGTCTAGCTCAGAGCTCAGGGAATATTACATGAAACAGTAGATTGTCACTGTTGCTGATACAGTAGTGTATGGACCCGGTGATAATGTTGctgttacagctgctttcatcaCTGGAGTCACAGCTTCCACTGTTGAGCCAGTGCTGCCTCCCCCAGAACAGAGTGCTGGAGTAAGCACTTCTCACTGGGTCACAGTGATCAGCACAGACATTTTagtgcgcgcgcacacacacacacacacacacacacacacacacacacacacacacacacacacacacacacacacacacacacacacacacacacgaccatCCACttaaacaaccacacacattcCCAGCTAAATGGCATGAACACAAAagtagaaacacagacacatacacacacacaggcttgcATGTATGCTCAAATACATGCATGTTCATTGTctttgaaacacacatttacatatgcgtgtgcacacacacaaacactattcACCAGAGaacttccctcctctttttctgcCATTACccacatttgtcacatttttttcctctctgcttttgtaCCAGTTTCCAAATCACACAAGAGACCAGTTCCGCTTTTGTGTGCCATATCAAAATACGGAGGGCTTAGATAAAACATATTTTGGTACACTGCGTGAAGTATTTAAAGAACTAAAATATTCCAGGGGCATAAACGGCTTTACATATATTAAATGAAGCAGACTGCAGTTATCtaatgagaggagggaggacaaAGGGAGAAGGTGGAGCAGGGTGAGAGGAGTTGGAAAGACCGGGTGAAGGGAAACAAAACAGCGGAGAGATGGAAGAACAGAGGCTTCAAGAGGttggaaaaagaacaaaaatatacacagaaGAGGTAGATGAGAAGAGATAGATGTGGACCAAGTAtttttgtgcgtgcgtgtgtgtgtgtgtgtgtgtgtgtgtgtgtgtggacagacacagttcacaagaaaagaacagaaatggTAGCAGCTAATAATGAGCTTACACAGGAGCTCTTCCTATTTACAAGGAAACTGCTGCAGAAAGCTGAACTAGCTACATACCTGCTGACTCGTTTCTTATCGCACAGATccacacaaactacacacaagcacacacacaaacaaaggtTACTATAGGTGAATGAtattaaaacaagcaaatagAATACTGTGAGTGTGCATGAGTGTAAAGCTGGAATGATTAGTTGATAAGTCTTTGTTGATTGGGAGAAAATGATGCAAATCTGCAACTATATTGATAATTAATTATTCgtttaagtaatttttccaagaaaaatggcaaaattccagcttcttaaatgtgaataatttggtgtttttctttgtcttagaTGTACAAATATATAGAAATGAATATCGCTGGGATGTGGTTGTTTTTCCCAAcacattttattgaccaaaGGATTAATCTATTCTGCTATTAAATCTATTAAGTCTTTTGCATCTTTACTAGTGGTTGTTCTCTCTAATAGTGACTCAGGACACATTTTCCTGATCCATAGCTATCAAAATACGAAAACTTGAAACTGAAAACTACATGAGGCAAATGTAAAACTGACCATTTACTTAAACAACCAGACACATTCCCGGTTAAATGGTATATACAACGATATGCAATTGggatgcacatacatacacacgcacagGCTTACATGTATGTTCAAGGACATGCATgtgcattctctctctctttttctcacactcacacacacacacacacacacacacacacacacacacacacaccagagaacTTCCCTATCTCTTCCCCACATTACCCACATTTGCCTTCTTTTTGTTCTCCCTTTGTACCAGTTTCCAAAATCACAAGAGACTATCTGCTTTCTGCT
This genomic interval carries:
- the tle2b gene encoding transducin-like enhancer protein 4 isoform X2, which gives rise to MYPQGRHPVPLQPGQSFKFTVLETLDRIKEEFQFLQAQYHSLKLECEKLASEKTEMQRHYIMYYEMSYGLNIEMHKQAEIVKRLSAICAQIIPFLSQEHQQQVVQAVERAKQVTMAELNAIIGQQLQHLSHHAPGIPLTPHPSGLSLGAGGSGLLALTGALGVSAHLASKDERNHLDPEHLREGAPSRSKSVSSTDSQPTEERQGPSGGYSSSQGGAEAKRRRCDDKEPLPPHSYDSDGDKSEDNLVVDVSNEEPNSPAGSPPHSPHGNGLDRAPTLRKELPGSSSTGEAPSTPNPRSPTPGKAKDPTQMDKSQSPLSKSGTPSPSHREALTPGAPGAPGPSTSCLRLVSKAATSADPLALRSPMSVPPGSYPAHFGVVSHAGLNGELASPGGFGGALTLSPQISAAASAYSRSPMVAYDSRSHLRAPGLPSSLPGSSGGKPAYSFHVSADGQMQPVPFPPDALLGPGIPRHARQIHTLSHGEVVCAVTISTSTRHVYTGGKGCVKVWDISQPGSKSPMAQLDCLNRDNYIRSCKILPDGRTLIVGGEASTLSIWDLATPTPRIKAELTSSAPACYALAISPDNKVCFSCCSDGNIVVWDLHNQTLVRQFQGHTDGASCIDISNDGTKLWTGGLDNTVRCWDLREGRQLQQHDFTSQIFSLGYCPTGEWLAVGMESSNVEVLHVSKPDKYQLHLHESCVLSLKFAYCGKWFVSTGKDNLLNAWRTPYGASIFQSKESSSVLSCDVSPDDKYIVTGSGDKKATVYEVVY
- the tle2b gene encoding transducin-like enhancer protein 4 isoform X1, which gives rise to MYPQGRHPVPLQPGQSFKFTVLETLDRIKEEFQFLQAQYHSLKLECEKLASEKTEMQRHYIMYYEMSYGLNIEMHKQAEIVKRLSAICAQIIPFLSQEHQQQVVQAVERAKQVTMAELNAIIGQQQLQHLSHHAPGIPLTPHPSGLSLGAGGSGLLALTGALGVSAHLASKDERNHLDPEHLREGAPSRSKSVSSTDSQPTEERQGPSGGYSSSQGGAEAKRRRCDDKEPLPPHSYDSDGDKSEDNLVVDVSNEEPNSPAGSPPHSPHGNGLDRAPTLRKELPGSSSTGEAPSTPNPRSPTPGKAKDPTQMDKSQSPLSKSGTPSPSHREALTPGAPGAPGPSTSCLRLVSKAATSADPLALRSPMSVPPGSYPAHFGVVSHAGLNGELASPGGFGGALTLSPQISAAASAYSRSPMVAYDSRSHLRAPGLPSSLPGSSGGKPAYSFHVSADGQMQPVPFPPDALLGPGIPRHARQIHTLSHGEVVCAVTISTSTRHVYTGGKGCVKVWDISQPGSKSPMAQLDCLNRDNYIRSCKILPDGRTLIVGGEASTLSIWDLATPTPRIKAELTSSAPACYALAISPDNKVCFSCCSDGNIVVWDLHNQTLVRQFQGHTDGASCIDISNDGTKLWTGGLDNTVRCWDLREGRQLQQHDFTSQIFSLGYCPTGEWLAVGMESSNVEVLHVSKPDKYQLHLHESCVLSLKFAYCGKWFVSTGKDNLLNAWRTPYGASIFQSKESSSVLSCDVSPDDKYIVTGSGDKKATVYEVVY